The Cytobacillus sp. NJ13 sequence AATTAAAGATAAAGCCAACAATCAAGATACTCAGAATGTAAGGCAAGAAGTAGATTGCCCGAAGCGTTTTGTGAAACTTAATCTTGGAATTAAGCCCGATGGCCACAAGAAGGCTTATGATATTGACCAAAATGGTCGCAACAATGGCAAACTTAAAAGTAAATAAGTAAGCATCCCCTGCTCGTTCATCTTTAAAAACGTTTAGGTAGTTTTTTAATCCTACAAAATTCCAATCTCCATACCCTTTCCAATCCGTAAAGCTGTAAAAAATCCCCTGCAAAGCGGGAAAGCTGTGGAAAATGAAAAAAAGAAGGAAAGCGGGAATCGTGATGATGAGAAACACACTGTTTTTCTTTTTCATATTGACAACTCCTTTTTAGAAGGCCAGGGAATCTAAAGAGATCCCCTGGCCTATACCATTAGCGGTTTTGAACTTTTTCCCACTCGCTGTCCATTTTCTTCAGGAATTTTTCTTTATCCTTCTTAATCAGGAATTCCTGAACAAGGTTTTCAGCTCCCATTCCTGCAGGGTAATAGTGATCAGGGAAGCTTGTGATGGTGCCATTTTCAAAGTTTGCTTTGATTCCTTCAAACACCGGGTCTTCCTGATACACTCCTTCAATGGCTGAGAAAGCTTTCTGCTCGTCAATATACTTTTGAGCTGTGTCTTTATTCATCATGAATTCAGCAAATTTCATCGCTTCTTCTTTGTGCTCAGTGCTTTCGCTGACAGCTAAAAGAACATCTACACCAGAAACAAGTTTGTTTTGTTCAGGAGCGTTTGTTACAGGCATTGGGAATACACCAAGTTCCATGTCCGGATTTGCTTTTAGAATTTCAGGGATTGCCCAGTTGCCTTGCAGATAGAAAACAGACTTGCCGCCCGCAAATGCATTGTTTCCATCTCCATAAGCGACACCCATATTGTCTTTGTGGCCATACTGGACTAATGTAGCCATCTTGTCTGCAACTTCATCATATTTTTCCATGAATGATGTTTCACCAGCATTTTTCTTTTCAGCAAAATCTTCTCCTGCAACATTCGCACCAAGAGAGTTCCACGCAATCATGCCAGTCCAGGCATCTTTTAACGTGAAGTAGATCGGTGTGTCACCAGCAGCCTTCACTTTTTCAAGACTGGCGATGAATTCATCCCAGGTAGCTGGGACTTCAAGCCCATGTTCTTCAAACTTCGCTTTATTGTAAATTACCGCATTCGCATTTGTAGCATACGGAAGGCCGAAAGTACCTTCAGCCTCAGGTCCAACAAGACGATTGATCATGTCGATATAAGATGGCTGGACTGTTTTAGCTAAGTCAGTCCCAGAAAAATCTTCAAGAACACCTGCACGGCCTAGCTCGCCAAATGTTGCATTACCAGCAATGGACATGATATCAGGAAGATCATTTTTAGTCAGCCGTGTTTTCAGGACTGTTTCCGCTTCTGGCGGTGCATCCAATTTGATCTTAATATCGGGATTTTCCGCTTCAAATTCTTTAATCAATCCTTTGTATGTCTCGATGCTTTCTGATTTATTGGAGAATAGCTCAAGCGTTACTTTTCCGTCATCAGCACCATCAGATGAACATCCAGCCAATAAAGAAGCTCCTAAAGTTAATGCCATCACACCTGCAGTCATTTTTTTAAACATGGTATATCCCCCTATATGCATTTTGTTTTATAGTTAAATTACGTAAACGTTTACGTAATTTAGCTGAGAAAAAGAGAGTTATTATTGCCTCTCTTTCACACTCATTCTTTCAATGATTTTATGCGGCATAATCCGGCTTTCCGGAATTTCGCCAGTTTCCATAATGGTAAAAAGCATTTCCGCAGCAGCCTCACCCATTTTTGCGAGAGGCTGTCCTACTGTAGTCAGCGGCGGGATGGACATCTCAGCCAGGTTCAAGTTATCATACCCCATAATAGATATCTCTTCAGGGACTTTGATTCCCAATTGATATGCTGCTGATAAGGCACCGATAGCCATTTCATCACTTGCTGCAAATATCGCCGTAACATCCGGGAACTGCTCGACAATCTTTTTCATGCCCTCAACCCCATCAGGAAATGTAAATCCCCTGCTGAACACAATATTTTCGGAACTCAGCGGTATGCCATGATCTAATAGAGCTTTTTTAAAGCCTTCAATCCTGGGAATCCCCGCAATGATATCATCCTTGTTTCCGCTTATCATTCCAATTTTGGTATGCCCCTTGTCGATTAAATGCTTAGCTGCAGCATATGCTGCATGAAAATCATTGACCTTTACAAAAGGCACCGGGTACGCATAGGACTCTGTCGAAAGCAAAATCATCGGCATCTTGGTTTTGGTTACAAATTGATAATACTCATCTTTTAATATTTCACTTGCGAAAATTATCCCGTCTACCCTTTTTTCGATAAGCAGCTGGAGATATTTCATCGTTTTTTCGCCATTTGATTCTGTATGGCAGACGATCACACTGGAACCGTTGTCATTTGCAGCCTTTTCAATGCCATCGAGCAGATCGGTTACCAGAGAACTGGAAAGCTTCGGGAAAAGCACCCCAATCGTATGTGTTCTTTTGTTAATTAATCCTCTTGCCACTGCGTTTGGCTGGTATCCCAGTTCTTCAATCACTTTAATAACCTTAAATTTTGTTTTTTCCGAATAGCCTCCCTGGTCATTCAAAATCCTGGAAACTGTTGCAATGGAGACATTTGCTTTTTTGGCAACATCTTTGATGGTATAAGACATATCCCACCTGCTTTAAATTGCTGTATTATTTTTGTTACGAAAACGTTTACGTTGTAATAATATCATCTTATGTAAGCCTTTTCAATATGTTTTTTATGATATTTTTGAAATTTGTATATACATGAATTTATTAAAAAGGAGCCTAAAGAGGCCCCTATTAAGTCAATTTTTTGCGCTTTTAGCAGCATATTTGTTTTTGCCACTTAGTCCTTAAACGCCTTCTTCATTATTATAAAAACGGGCTAATTCAAAAACCGCACTCCCGATCCTCTCGACTTCCGGAAAAATGACTCTTGCAATTCCTTCTTCATGTAAAGCTTGTGCAGTAACTTTTCCAACCGATAAAGCCACAACCTTTTCTGAGAAACAACTTTTCAATTGCGCATCTGCTTTCTTTTTCCCGGCGAAGCTGAATAAATTCCTTACTTGAGGTGTGCTGGTGAAAAATACTGAATCAAGCTTTCCTTCAAGGAGCTCGGATAGCAGCTGATTCATTACTTTTTCCTCAGGAGGAATATGGGTATATGGCAGAATTTCTTCAAAGTCCGCATGGTTATCTTCCAGCCACTGTTTAAGGCGTGGTGCTGGGTCCCCGTGAAGCTGCAGTGCTACTTTCCGGCCTGCTAGGGAATGAGCAGAGAGCTCTCGAATTAAGCCTGCCGTACTCCCGTCGTCATCCCGCACTGAAGGTGTGATATCAAATTTTTTCAGAGTATTAACGGTTTTATATCCCCTTGCTGCAATATTTGCTTTTTGCAGGCTGTTGATAAGGGCGTCACCCTCATTCATATCAAGAGCAGTTTGATATATGGTTTCGACACCGATTCCGGTAGTAAAAATAATCCATTCAAAGCTTTCCATTATTAGCAGTCTTACATGATTCTGAAGTTTATCGTCTTTTAGCAGTGTTGTTCCCTGGGCTGGCCTGCTGAGGGCAATCCCTCCCTGATTCTCCACTAATTTGCCGATTTCTTCTATTTTCCGGGAACCTAAAAGTGCAATCCTTTTGCCCGCAAGCTTT is a genomic window containing:
- a CDS encoding extracellular solute-binding protein; its protein translation is MFKKMTAGVMALTLGASLLAGCSSDGADDGKVTLELFSNKSESIETYKGLIKEFEAENPDIKIKLDAPPEAETVLKTRLTKNDLPDIMSIAGNATFGELGRAGVLEDFSGTDLAKTVQPSYIDMINRLVGPEAEGTFGLPYATNANAVIYNKAKFEEHGLEVPATWDEFIASLEKVKAAGDTPIYFTLKDAWTGMIAWNSLGANVAGEDFAEKKNAGETSFMEKYDEVADKMATLVQYGHKDNMGVAYGDGNNAFAGGKSVFYLQGNWAIPEILKANPDMELGVFPMPVTNAPEQNKLVSGVDVLLAVSESTEHKEEAMKFAEFMMNKDTAQKYIDEQKAFSAIEGVYQEDPVFEGIKANFENGTITSFPDHYYPAGMGAENLVQEFLIKKDKEKFLKKMDSEWEKVQNR
- a CDS encoding uroporphyrinogen-III synthase, with protein sequence MKKLAGKRIALLGSRKIEEIGKLVENQGGIALSRPAQGTTLLKDDKLQNHVRLLIMESFEWIIFTTGIGVETIYQTALDMNEGDALINSLQKANIAARGYKTVNTLKKFDITPSVRDDDGSTAGLIRELSAHSLAGRKVALQLHGDPAPRLKQWLEDNHADFEEILPYTHIPPEEKVMNQLLSELLEGKLDSVFFTSTPQVRNLFSFAGKKKADAQLKSCFSEKVVALSVGKVTAQALHEEGIARVIFPEVERIGSAVFELARFYNNEEGV
- a CDS encoding substrate-binding domain-containing protein produces the protein MSYTIKDVAKKANVSIATVSRILNDQGGYSEKTKFKVIKVIEELGYQPNAVARGLINKRTHTIGVLFPKLSSSLVTDLLDGIEKAANDNGSSVIVCHTESNGEKTMKYLQLLIEKRVDGIIFASEILKDEYYQFVTKTKMPMILLSTESYAYPVPFVKVNDFHAAYAAAKHLIDKGHTKIGMISGNKDDIIAGIPRIEGFKKALLDHGIPLSSENIVFSRGFTFPDGVEGMKKIVEQFPDVTAIFAASDEMAIGALSAAYQLGIKVPEEISIMGYDNLNLAEMSIPPLTTVGQPLAKMGEAAAEMLFTIMETGEIPESRIMPHKIIERMSVKERQ